The Candidatus Thiothrix anitrata genome includes the window TACGGTGTGGCTGTGCGCGAACCGAATACCGCAATGGTGCATCAGACAACCATTGAAACCAGTGCACCGTATTTAGCTGAAATGGTGCGTGCTGAAATCGTAAAACGTTACGGCGAAACTAACGCTTACACTCAAGGCTACCACGTCTACACCACTTTAGATTCCAGCCAACAAGCCCACGCTGAAGAATCCCTACGCAATGCGTTGCTGGCCTATGATCGCCGCCACGGTTACCGTGGAGCTGAGGATAAACTGAACCTAAACGAGTTCAAAAATGAAGAAGAATTACGCGATAAACTCTCCAGCTATCCTAAACTAGGTGATTTAGAAGCCGCGCTAGTCTTACATGCAGACAGCAAGTCTGCTGAATTGCTGGTGGGAGAAACCAAAACTACACTAGACTTGAATGCTGTAAAATGGGCACGACCCTTTAAGAGTGCCGACCAACGAGGTGCTGCGCCGACACGCGTCAGCGACGTGATCAAGCCCGGTGACATTATCCGCATTCGCCAACCAGACAAGACAAAAAATACTTGGGTTATGTCACAAATTCCGGGAGTCGGTGGTGCGCTGGTTTCCATCGACCCTAACGACGGTGCAATTCGTTCTGTTGTAGGTGGCTTTGACTTCCTCCATTCAAAATTTAATCGTGCTACTCAAGCCTCACGCCAACCCGGCTCTAGCTTCAAGCCGTTTGTCTATGCTGCGGCACTTGCCAAAGGCTTCAGCCCCACCAGCATTATCAACGATGCCCCCATCGAAATTCCAGGGAGCAAGTGGAAGCCTCAAAACTTCGGCGGACGCTATGTCGGCCCCACTACACTCGCAGAAGCACTGGCAAAATCACGTAATTTAGCTTCTATCCGTTTGTTACAAACGATCGGAGTAAAACACGCCATTGATTATGCAGTCAAATTTGGCTTTCCACGCGCCGACCTACCGCCTAACCTAACTCTAGCACTCGGCACAGGCATGACAACACCAGTAGGCATGGCGACAGCGTATGCAAGTTTCGCCAACGGTGGCTTTAAAATAGAGCCACATTTCATTACGCAAATCAAAGACGGTTCTGGCAACCTTTTGGGCGAAGACAAACCGATTAAAGTCTGTGGTGATGATGTGGAATCCTGCACCATCACAACCTCGCAAGACCCTGAAAAATTAGACGAAAAACCAGTCAAAACAAACGACAAAGATAACAAAAAGACAACCGAAGCCAAACCCATCTGGGAAACATCAGAACTCAACGGCGAAACACCTAGCGATGGCATGCAGTACCCAGCCGCAGAGCGCATTATTGACAAACGCACCCATTATCAAATAGTAAACATGTTACAAGGTGTCACCCAGTTCGGCACGGCAGCACGCGCCAGTCGTGTCCTCAATCGCAAAGATATTGCAGGAAAAACCGGAACGACTAACGACCAAAAAGACGCTTGGTTTTGCGGCTTTACCCCTAATATCGTGACCGTTACTTGGCTCGGCTTTGATGATATGGCAAAGCTAGGCGAAGGTGAAACTGCCACCGATCTCGCTTTACCGGTATGGATTGATTACATGCATCGTATTTTAAAGGGTGTGCCATCCAAAGAATGGGAACGCCCTAAAGACCTAAAAGACGAAGATTTAGGTTTAGGTTTACCTAGCGATGAAAATGCGTCAGACACAGCAGTACCAACGGGTAACCCTAGTGGATTCCAGTACCGAAATGAACGTGAATTAATGACTCCCCGCCCCAATCAGCAAGGCGGTACAGCAGCTCCCTCGCCACGTCGTGCACCTGAACGGGTAGAAATTCCCGAACAGTTGTTCTGATGCGTACATCCCATGAAGAACTCCGCAACCTTGTTGCGGAGGAAGCTGCACGTTTGATCTACGAAGAAGGATTTCGTGATTACCGGCTTGCCAAATTACGAGCAGCAGAACAGCTAGGGGCATCAACTCCCACAGCACAACCAACTAATGAAGCAATCGAAGCAGCAATCCATGAGCGGATTCGCCTGTTTGATGCTGAAACGCACCCCGCATTACTAAAAAAACACCGCGAAGTTGCCTTAGAAGCGATGGATTTCTTACAGCCTTATCACCCTTATCTCACTGGTGCAGCTCTCGAAGGCATTTCCAGCCCGCACTCAGCGGTAACACTGCTATTAGCTGCGGACAGTGCGGAAGAAGTCATGTTTTTTCTGGAAGATCACAAGATACCTTTTCAAACCCATGACCGACGGGTGCGCTTTGGCAGTAAAAAGCCAGAGTATTTTCCGTTATTGCGCTTTTATGTGGATGAAATTGAAGTGGAGTTAATGATTTTTCCACACAATGACCGCTTTACCCAAGCCCCGATTAGCCCGGTTACTGGTAAAGCGATGAAACGGGCAGACCGCAAGAAAGTGGCTGCCCTGCTCAATCAGACGTGATATTGCCGCCCTAATTCATGCACGGCATCGACCAATACTGCCACGTTTTCGGGATTAATATGCTGGTGAATGCCATGCCCCAAATTAAACACATGCCCAGAGCCTTGACCATAACTCGCTAATATATCAGCGACTTGCTGGCGAATAACTTCGGGTGATGCATACAAAACGCAAGGATCCATATTGCCTTGCAGCGCGACTTTATCGCCTACACGAGCGCGGGCATCAGCAATATTAATAGTCCAGTCCAGACCTAAGCCATCGCAACCCGTATCCGCCATCGGTTCGAGCCATTGTGCCCCACCTTTGGTGAATAAAATGACCGGAACTTTGCGACCATCATTTTCACGAGTCACGCCATCGACGATTTTTTGCATATAACGCAATGAAAACTCGCGGTAAGTCGCCGGAGTCAACGAACCACCCCAAGTATCAAAAATCATTGCGGCTTGCGCACCGGCGGCAATCTGCGCATTCAGATACAGGATAATGCTGTCAGCAAGTTTATCCAGCAACAAATGCAAGGCTTTGGGATTGTCATACAACATACCCTTCACCTTAGCGAATTCCTTACTGGAACTACCCTCGACCATGTATGTCGCAAGTGTCCAAGGGCTACCTGTGAAACCAATCAATGGAACTCGCCCATCCAGCTCACGGCGAATGGTACGCACCGCATTCATCACGTACTGCAATTCACCTTCAGGGTCGGGAATACCGATTTTCTCGATGTCCGCCATGCTTTGCACGGGGTTGGTGAAACGCGGGCCTTCGCCTTCCGCAAAATACAAACCCAAACCCATTGCATCGGGCACGGTCAGAATATCGGAAAACAAAATGGCAGCATCCAGCGCGTAACGCTCTAAAGGCTGAAGCGTGACTTCGCAGGCAAGCTCAGGATTTTTACACAAATCCATAAAGCTACCGGCTCGGGCACGAGTGGCTCGGTATTCAGGCAGGTAACGCCCTGCTTGACGCATGATCCAAATAGGTGTGGTATCAACGGGCTGTTTCAAGAGCGCACGTAGGAAACGGTCATTTTTGAGTTCGCTCATATCAACACCCCTGTAAGCGAAGGAAGGCTCAACCACCAAGACGGGCTTTGATTAACCCGCTTAATTTACCCATGTCGGTACGGCCTTGTACTTGAGGCTTGAGCCAGTTCATAACTTTGCCCATATCACGCACCGATTCAGCACCACTTAGCTCAATGCCTTGCTGAATCAATGTCGCTAAGGCTGCGTCATCCAATGGTTGCGGTAAATACGCTTGGATAACGCCGATCTCGAAAGCTTCCTGATCCGCCAAATCCATGCGCCCTGCATCGGTATATTGACGAATGGATTCACGGCGTTGCTTACCCATTTTATCGAGTACTGCTAAAACCGTGGGTTCATCCAGCTCAGTGCGCGTATCAACCTCTTGCTGCTTAATCGCAGCCAACATCAAACGAATAACCCCCAAACGCGGCTTATCTTGCGCACGCATGGCGGTTTTCATGTCTTCGGTGATACGAGCCTTAAGACTCATTAGTACAGACGCACGCGACGGTTCAGGTCACGAGAAATGCGCTTGAGGTTGCGCTTAACAGCAGCCGCACGCATACGCTTACGTACAGAGGTAGGCTTTTCATAGAATTCACGAGCGCGAACGTCGGCTACAACGCCAGCTTTCTCACAAGTGCGCTTAAAACGGCGCAGGGCAACTTCAAACGGCTCGGTATCACGTACTTTTACACTTGGCATAAAAATCTATCTCAAATCCACAATTGAGTAAAACGCGGGATTATACCGGTCTGACTGATAAATGCAAAAGTGATTCACGCCTTTTCGTCGTTATTGTCAAGAAACTCGCCGTAAAGGATCAATGAATGCTCAGTAATACGGAAGTTATACTTTTCTGCCAATTCGCGCTGCCGCTGTTCAATGATCTCATCGTAAAATTCGACCACTTTACCGGTTCTCATGCATACCATGTGATCGTGATGTTTGTCTGAGGCCAATTCAAACACTGCTTGCCCACCTTCAAAGTGATGGCGGCACACTAAACCCGCCCCTTCAAACTGGGTCAATACCCGATAAACCGTTGCCAAACCGATTTCTTCATCATTTGCCAACAACATCTTGTAAATATCTTCTGCGCTGAGGTGACGATCCCGCGCATTACTCAGCAAATCAAGGATTTTTAGGCGCGGTTGCGTGACCTTTAGTCCAGCTCTTTTAATATCCTTCTCTTCCACCCTGCACTCTCCGTCGTTAATAGTCTATCATGGTACACATGTTTACTTTGTATGGTTCAAGATTAACATGATAAAACATCTCATTTCACTCACCTTAGCAAGTGTCTTGCTCAATGGCTGTAGTTTATACAAAATGGAAATCCAGCAAGGCAATAAAATCACTGCTGAAGAGCTGGCGATGGTGCGTCCGGGCATGGGTTCTGAGCAAGTGCAAGCAATCCTCGGCACACCGTTACTGGTCGATGATTTCCACAAAAATCGTTGGGACTATGTGTTCTACCTGAAAAGACCCAGTGGAGCGATTGAGCGTAACGGTGTGACAGTATTCTTCCAAAATGGCGTAGTGCGCGAAATTCGCCAAGACCCTCAACCTGAAGCTGCCAACGCCCCAAAATAGGCTGACAAGCGCAACTACAGCCACGCCACCAAGTAATACAAATACTGCCCTTCCGATGATTTGGAAGGGCCTAATACGTGCGCGGGAAAGCGTTTAACATCACCTTGTGCTGCATCAATGGCGGCTTGAGCTGTCGCGTGAACATCCACACAACTGGCAGGAAAACGGTTACGATTAGCTTTGAATTTAGGCATATAAACCGTGGCATACACCATTTGGGAAATGCCCACACCGGATGGATCCATCGGAACCCTGCCAAGCATCACTCGGCCTCCGCTGCGTCCGCATCCGTACCGCCGCCCTTTTTCATGCGCTTACCATCCGCTTCGCGTTGCTTACGCACCGCTTTAGGATCGGCAATTAACGGGCGGTAAATTTCAATACGATCACGATCACGCAAGCTTTCATCCAACTTTGTCAGCTTTCCGAAAATGCCTGCGTGTAAGGTTTCCAGTGATAATTCGGGGTAACGCCCCAAAATTCCCGAAGCCATAATACCCTCGCGCACGCTAGCACCACCGGGCACTTCTGCGGGCAGAAGTAACTGTTCATGCGGCAAGGGATAAACGACTTCAATGCGCATTGTTTCAGGCTTTTCCATAGACATTTCTAGCCCTCTCAACAAAAGAATCCACTAAAGTATTGGCAACCTGATTAAAGATCGGCCCTACGGCGATGCTCAAAATTTTGTTGGAAAACTCAAAATCCAAGTCCAAAGACACTTTGCACTTGCCTGCCATTAGCTCATCGAATCGCCAAAAACCCTGTAAATGCTTGAATGGCCCGTCGACTAAACGCATTTCAATGATTTTATTGGCCTGTAAACGGTTGAGCGTGGTGAAACGCTTATTCACTGCACCTTTGGCGATTTCAATACTGGCTTTGACTTGATCAGCGTCGCGTTCATGCTCAACCGCTGTTCTGCACCAAGGCAAAAACTGCGGGTACTGCGGAATATTGTCCACCAACCGATACATTTGCTCTGGACTGTAGGGTACTAACGCGCTGCGATTGATGTGCGCCATGCCGGATCCTGTTGTTCCCGAAAACTGCCAGTATCCCACATCTTTCACGAAGAATCTGCTGTCAGCAACGCGCTAACGCGGCGGGTATCTATTGCTGAATCACGATACTACGCGCTAAACGGTCATGCCAACCTTGTGGACGACGCGCGTTAACAATCCCCGTCATACCCAAACCAAAGGACAATACGCAGCGACAACAGCATTTTACCCGGTGTCGCATCAAACCAATACCAAAATCCCACTAAATACAAAAATGGCAAACACACCAGCAAAACCAAGACATCGACCAACAACGCCGACTGGACACCTCGGTAACCATGAGCAGCAGTAGCATCCACCGCCAACAAGATCAGCAAACCCAATAATCCCAACAACATCCAATCAAACGCCACAGCAATCAAACGCATCCCGGACGGCGCGTAAACTGGTAACATCCGAGAAAAATCAATTGCATCGCCGACGTGTGCATCGACTATTTCACCACGCTTCATATCATGACACTCCTTGTCACACCCAAATAACACCTGTCCCAAATTATAGACGAAATATCACAAATGTTAGTTTTAATAAGCGGGCAATGTATATGCCGTTGGCAACCCAAAATGCGCAGGATAATCCACATAGACAAAATACAAACCTGCTGCGGGTGCAGTGATGCCTGCAAGAGTACGGTCACGTTGCTCCAGTAAGGTTGCAATCCAGCTTACCGGACGTTCATCCGCTCCGACCTTCAGCAAAGACCCCACAATATTTCTAACCATATGATGTAAAAAAGCATTGGCGACAATATCCACATGAATAAAATCCTGCTCACGTGACACTCGCACTTCCATAATTTCACGCACCGCATGACGTGCCTGACACCCAGCCGCCCGAAAACTTGAAAAATCGTGCTCACCGATTAATGCCTGTGCTGCCTGATGCATCGCATCGGCATCCAACGGCGCGTATTGCCAATACACCCGCCCTTGCAACAACGCAGGACGAGCAGTACGATTCAAAATAATGTAACGATACCGCCGGAATCGTGCCGAAAAACGGGCGTGAAAATCATCACTAACCACTTGAATCCAACGAATTGCAATCGCATCTGGCAAATGTGCATTCGCTCCAAACAACCAACCCCGTTCAGGGCGTATGGCTGTTGTTTCAAAGTGAATCACCTGCCCTATTCCATGAACACCGCTGTCAGTACGCCCTGCACACACCACGCTGATCGGTTCCGCCGCCACCTGCGACAATGCCTGTTCCACATGCCCTTGCACCGTAGAGCCGTGACTCAAACGCTGCCAACCGAAGAACGGAGTTCCATCATACTCAATACATGCTGCAAATTTCATAATTATGAGTTCGTTTAATGCATAAAAAAGGCCGGATAGACCGGCCTTTATAACGAGAAAGTGATAAATCATCAACCTGTCTGATGCAACAACACTTCCGCTTCACGACGCTGATCATCATTGCCTTCGACCATAACCTCTTCCAGCGTACTACGTGCTCCTTCAATATCTCCCATATCCAGATAGGCTCGTGCCAGATCCAGCTTGGTGCTGATATGCGCTTCATGCAAGTCGATTTCATCATCCGGGAAATCAAGGAATGACAAGGCATCGTCAATATCACCCAACCAATCTTCACCCTGCCCGGCTGCTGTATCTGTCTCAGCTGGTGGCGCGTAGAATGTATCCTTTGGCAAAATACGATTTAAACTGGAATTATCCAAATGTAAATTCAGACTAGTCGCAGAAGTTGTTGAGGCTGCACTCGCTGGAACTACACTGGAAACACCAGCACCAGCACCAGCACCAGCACCAGCACCGTCCGGCTCATCCAAACCATCCGTCAGGAAATCCAGCAAGTTATCACTGTCAGATGCCTTACTCAATGACTCCGCTGAATTTTCTGCCTCACTCTCCAAATTGAGTGGCTGGTCAAAATCCAAGTCCAAATCCAAATCAGGCAACGCTAAATCGTCGTCATCTACCTGTCCGACCACATCGACAGAAGTGGGCATACCAGCAACCACCTGAGATGCAACAGGTCGCTCATCCCCTTGCAGCAGCTTATCAAGGTCAATATCATCGAAATCCAGTTCGCCCAAATCCAAGTCATCTAGGTCATTTGGCGCAGTCTCGGTACTTGGCAAAGCTTCATCCGCAAAATCCGGCTCAGGTGCAGGCTTAATCTCACTGGTTTGAGCTTCACCAAAAAACAACTCCTCATCAGACTTCAAGTTATCGGCAATGGTATTACGCTGAGCAGAGGCAGGTTCAGCAAAAGCTGCCGTGGCCAATGCTGCTGCGGCTACTGAGCCCACGCCACTCGCCACGGATGCACCATCACCCAATGAGTTAGCATTTTGATACAACACATTATCTGGGCTGATTTTGCGACCCCATTCGATAATACCTTTCCAGAGAGCTTCTTTATTGTAACCTTCCAAGGTAACAAACTGTTCCGCCTGACGATCAAATGCGTCGCGGTTATTCGCCACGAAGTAACACTCTAGCAACTTATGGCGATATTCCAAACGTTCAGGATGACGTTCAATGCCTTTCTTCAACTCGCTCTCAGCCTGCTGATACAAACCGTAAGCAATATAGACATTCGCCTCGGTCAGCAAATCATCTTCTTCGTGCGACTCGTCAGATAACGTATGATTAGTCTCTGAATACGAATCCTTCACATCCGCCTTAATTGGCTCAAATGCATCTCCCCAAGGGCTATCCTGATTCACATCCAACAAATCGGCAGCGGTATCGGTGTCAACATCTGCTACAAAACGCTTGCCGGACACATCCACACCAGCAACACCCACAACACCGAAATCATCACCTAAAACCTGATCGACTGGCGGATCCATACCCACCTTCAAAGCAGTCTTCTTACTACGCTTATCGCCCTCACCAGCATCATCACTAGTGCCAGATTTACGCCGCCGACCTAACAACCACAACAGCAGCAGCAAAGCTAAAGCACCCGCACCCAACTGCATTGCCAGTGGCGATGTCAATAACGCCAACAAGCCCTCACCATCTTGCTGATCAGCAAACACCGGCGGAGGTGATGACTGAGCAACTTCATCGCTAGGTGGTGGCACAATCGGGATTACATCAGGCGGTGCGATGTTGGCTACGGGCGGCGTTAATGGTGGCGGCGTTAACGCCGCAGGCATTTCTGGCTGCGGCGGCGAAGAAGGTACGTTCGCCGGAGGAGTAACACTAGTGGATGGCTGCTCACCACGTAACACCGCGTCACCATCCTTACCCGCTATGTTAGCAAGATGCGCCTGCAAGTCTTTACCTTGATCAGTCTCGTTCTGAGTAGGGGCTGGTGTCTGAGGCTCAACAACTGCATTAGCATCGTTTGCAACCTGACCGACATCGGCTAATGGATTAGTTTTAATGCCATTATCGGACAATTGTTTTTGCAAACTTGCCAATTGCTCATTACGTAAATCAATCAGGCGATTTTTCTTATCCAGCATCGACTCTAAATCACCAACGCGAGATTTAAGCTCTTCATTCTCTTTTTGACGGGTAGCTAACGATTCACGCGCCAATGCAAGTTGCTGCTCCATCTCACTTAACTTAGCGTTACCCGCAGCAACAGTGGCATTACTGGACTCGCCCTTGCCATCTTTCGCACCTAAAACCTCTAAACGCGCCTGAGCCTGAGTTTTATTTGCTTGCGCTTGATCGACCTGAGCAGATTTACTCGTGGTAGCAACGCCACTCGTTTTTTGAGGCACGGTAGATTTAGCTAGCGACTGACGGAATTCACGCCACTCGGCATTTTGCTGACGAATGTGACGACGCGCCTCCGCACGCGACACTTTACTCACATCCGCAGAGGACGGTGCCTTTAAGGTCACCCCAGCACGTAAATTATTGATATTGCGGTTAATGAAAGCACCCGGATTAGCACGGAACAATGCCATCATCATTTGCTCATTACTAACACCCGGACGTTGTAACCGTGAAGCAACCCGGAATAAGGTATCCCCAGATTTCACGTGATAAGTGTTTCTGCCTGAGTTAACTGGCGCGGGGGCTGGTGCGGCTTGCGGTTGTGCTGCTGTGGAAACCGCTGACTGTGCCTGCTGCTGACGACGCACCGTCCCAACAGCTTTAGGTTCAGCACGAACACTTGCCTCACCACCAGCAACGGTATTGCCAGGCTGTAACATCACGGGAGGATCCAACATCACCGTGTATTCTTTAAGCAACTGACCTTGAGGCCAGCTCACTTCCAACAAGAAATTGACGAATGGTTCCTGCATTGGCGAATCAGAAGTCACCAAAATAACCGGCTTACCACCTTGAATCGTCGGCGTAAAATTCAGACTACCTAAAAAATCAGGACGAGCCACACCTACCCGATTGAAAACATCAGGGGACGCAAGGCGCACTTGGATTTTACTGGCATCAGCCGGAGCAGCGGCCAGCAACTCAATTTTAGCGCGGAGTGGTTGATTCAGGTGAGAACTGGACTCAATGTCCCCCAAACCTAAAGCGTGAGAGGCCGCAGGATAAGCTCCAGCGATAAATACAGCTAAGCTCAATGCCTGTTTATTCACTGCAATTCCCCTTGTATCGGTACGATAATATCATCCCCGTTTCACCCTGTCTGATCATGTCTTATAAGCCCTTATTATTCTGGATGAACAGCGATTCTGTTTATTCTTTGTTGAAGATGGAACTATATATCAGTACGTTATGGCACGCAATCTTGCACCAGTCTCAGCCCCTGACATTGCACAAAAGTACTTCATATCTGAGGCATATTGTCGTTACTAACGAATTAATTCTCGCTTAACCAGCCTCTTGCCAGTAATTAAGAATCAAAATTTCAGCAATCTGTACTGCATTTAACGCTGCGCTACGACGTACATTATCGGCAACCACCCAAAAATTCAGAGCTGTTGGATGCGAAATATCAGCACGAATACGCCCAACGTAAATCGAATCACTATACACCGCATCAGTCACGGGAGTGGGCACATCGCCGAATGCTACGCCATCCATTACCGTTATTGCACCGCTTTGGCGAAGCATTGCTGTTACTTGTGTTCTAGTTAATGGCTGTGACAATTCGACATTTACCACCTCAGAATGCCCGAAAAACACCGGCACACGCACAGTGGTCGGATTAATGGGCATATCCGGCGTATCAAGTATCTTGCGCACTTCCCAAACCATTTTCATTTCTTCTTGCGTGTAACCGTTATCGAGGAACTCCCCGATTTGTGGTAGCAAGTTAAAAGCAATCTGTTTGGGATAAACGACAGACTCTACAGGTCTCGCATTTAGCAATTGAGCCGTTTGTCGTGCCAACTCATCAACTCCTTCCCGACCAAGCCCAGATACAGCCTGATAAGTGGCGACATTGAGGCGTG containing:
- a CDS encoding type II toxin-antitoxin system RatA family toxin; amino-acid sequence: MKDVGYWQFSGTTGSGMAHINRSALVPYSPEQMYRLVDNIPQYPQFLPWCRTAVEHERDADQVKASIEIAKGAVNKRFTTLNRLQANKIIEMRLVDGPFKHLQGFWRFDELMAGKCKVSLDLDFEFSNKILSIAVGPIFNQVANTLVDSFVERARNVYGKA
- a CDS encoding RDD family protein; protein product: MKRGEIVDAHVGDAIDFSRMLPVYAPSGMRLIAVAFDWMLLGLLGLLILLAVDATAAHGYRGVQSALLVDVLVLLVCLPFLYLVGFWYWFDATPGKMLLSLRIVLWFGYDGDC
- a CDS encoding outer membrane protein assembly factor BamE, with translation MIKHLISLTLASVLLNGCSLYKMEIQQGNKITAEELAMVRPGMGSEQVQAILGTPLLVDDFHKNRWDYVFYLKRPSGAIERNGVTVFFQNGVVREIRQDPQPEAANAPK
- a CDS encoding FimV/HubP family polar landmark protein yields the protein MNKQALSLAVFIAGAYPAASHALGLGDIESSSHLNQPLRAKIELLAAAPADASKIQVRLASPDVFNRVGVARPDFLGSLNFTPTIQGGKPVILVTSDSPMQEPFVNFLLEVSWPQGQLLKEYTVMLDPPVMLQPGNTVAGGEASVRAEPKAVGTVRRQQQAQSAVSTAAQPQAAPAPAPVNSGRNTYHVKSGDTLFRVASRLQRPGVSNEQMMMALFRANPGAFINRNINNLRAGVTLKAPSSADVSKVSRAEARRHIRQQNAEWREFRQSLAKSTVPQKTSGVATTSKSAQVDQAQANKTQAQARLEVLGAKDGKGESSNATVAAGNAKLSEMEQQLALARESLATRQKENEELKSRVGDLESMLDKKNRLIDLRNEQLASLQKQLSDNGIKTNPLADVGQVANDANAVVEPQTPAPTQNETDQGKDLQAHLANIAGKDGDAVLRGEQPSTSVTPPANVPSSPPQPEMPAALTPPPLTPPVANIAPPDVIPIVPPPSDEVAQSSPPPVFADQQDGEGLLALLTSPLAMQLGAGALALLLLLWLLGRRRKSGTSDDAGEGDKRSKKTALKVGMDPPVDQVLGDDFGVVGVAGVDVSGKRFVADVDTDTAADLLDVNQDSPWGDAFEPIKADVKDSYSETNHTLSDESHEEDDLLTEANVYIAYGLYQQAESELKKGIERHPERLEYRHKLLECYFVANNRDAFDRQAEQFVTLEGYNKEALWKGIIEWGRKISPDNVLYQNANSLGDGASVASGVGSVAAAALATAAFAEPASAQRNTIADNLKSDEELFFGEAQTSEIKPAPEPDFADEALPSTETAPNDLDDLDLGELDFDDIDLDKLLQGDERPVASQVVAGMPTSVDVVGQVDDDDLALPDLDLDLDFDQPLNLESEAENSAESLSKASDSDNLLDFLTDGLDEPDGAGAGAGAGAGVSSVVPASAASTTSATSLNLHLDNSSLNRILPKDTFYAPPAETDTAAGQGEDWLGDIDDALSFLDFPDDEIDLHEAHISTKLDLARAYLDMGDIEGARSTLEEVMVEGNDDQRREAEVLLHQTG
- a CDS encoding aspartate-semialdehyde dehydrogenase, which gives rise to MAKTYNIAVVGAGSLVGEAILDLLGKRKFPYAKAYALEYETDGEQDVDFGNSGLDVEELKGFDFSKVELVFFATSEVLALQYVPLAVAAGCVVIDDSPAFRYEVDVPLVVPEVNPQAIAGYTQRRIIANPGSGVTQLLIALKPLHDAAGVTRLNVATYQAVSGLGREGVDELARQTAQLLNARPVESVVYPKQIAFNLLPQIGEFLDNGYTQEEMKMVWEVRKILDTPDMPINPTTVRVPVFFGHSEVVNVELSQPLTRTQVTAMLRQSGAITVMDGVAFGDVPTPVTDAVYSDSIYVGRIRADISHPTALNFWVVADNVRRSAALNAVQIAEILILNYWQEAG
- a CDS encoding RnfH family protein, with protein sequence MEKPETMRIEVVYPLPHEQLLLPAEVPGGASVREGIMASGILGRYPELSLETLHAGIFGKLTKLDESLRDRDRIEIYRPLIADPKAVRKQREADGKRMKKGGGTDADAAEAE
- the fur gene encoding ferric iron uptake transcriptional regulator codes for the protein MEEKDIKRAGLKVTQPRLKILDLLSNARDRHLSAEDIYKMLLANDEEIGLATVYRVLTQFEGAGLVCRHHFEGGQAVFELASDKHHDHMVCMRTGKVVEFYDEIIEQRQRELAEKYNFRITEHSLILYGEFLDNNDEKA
- the hemE gene encoding uroporphyrinogen decarboxylase → MSELKNDRFLRALLKQPVDTTPIWIMRQAGRYLPEYRATRARAGSFMDLCKNPELACEVTLQPLERYALDAAILFSDILTVPDAMGLGLYFAEGEGPRFTNPVQSMADIEKIGIPDPEGELQYVMNAVRTIRRELDGRVPLIGFTGSPWTLATYMVEGSSSKEFAKVKGMLYDNPKALHLLLDKLADSIILYLNAQIAAGAQAAMIFDTWGGSLTPATYREFSLRYMQKIVDGVTRENDGRKVPVILFTKGGAQWLEPMADTGCDGLGLDWTINIADARARVGDKVALQGNMDPCVLYASPEVIRQQVADILASYGQGSGHVFNLGHGIHQHINPENVAVLVDAVHELGRQYHV
- a CDS encoding GatB/YqeY domain-containing protein; this encodes MSLKARITEDMKTAMRAQDKPRLGVIRLMLAAIKQQEVDTRTELDEPTVLAVLDKMGKQRRESIRQYTDAGRMDLADQEAFEIGVIQAYLPQPLDDAALATLIQQGIELSGAESVRDMGKVMNWLKPQVQGRTDMGKLSGLIKARLGG
- the truA gene encoding tRNA pseudouridine(38-40) synthase TruA, with amino-acid sequence MKFAACIEYDGTPFFGWQRLSHGSTVQGHVEQALSQVAAEPISVVCAGRTDSGVHGIGQVIHFETTAIRPERGWLFGANAHLPDAIAIRWIQVVSDDFHARFSARFRRYRYIILNRTARPALLQGRVYWQYAPLDADAMHQAAQALIGEHDFSSFRAAGCQARHAVREIMEVRVSREQDFIHVDIVANAFLHHMVRNIVGSLLKVGADERPVSWIATLLEQRDRTLAGITAPAAGLYFVYVDYPAHFGLPTAYTLPAY
- a CDS encoding penicillin-binding protein 1A, yielding MRFIGKFFQLILGSFFAALTLGAIGLFAIYAYYTPKLPPDSDLRKIEIHVPLRIYSRENQLIAEYGEKRSRPVKLDDVPQKLQEAFLAIEDTRFYDHNGVDFKGVARAIYSAVTTGATSQGASTITMQLARNAFLTSDKTIDRKLKETLLAIRMEQKLGKREILEIYLNKIYLGKSAYGVAAAAEVYYGKPLNQLTLAQYAMIAGLPKAPSRYNPIANPERAMIRRNYILQRMLELKFINRDDYGVAVREPNTAMVHQTTIETSAPYLAEMVRAEIVKRYGETNAYTQGYHVYTTLDSSQQAHAEESLRNALLAYDRRHGYRGAEDKLNLNEFKNEEELRDKLSSYPKLGDLEAALVLHADSKSAELLVGETKTTLDLNAVKWARPFKSADQRGAAPTRVSDVIKPGDIIRIRQPDKTKNTWVMSQIPGVGGALVSIDPNDGAIRSVVGGFDFLHSKFNRATQASRQPGSSFKPFVYAAALAKGFSPTSIINDAPIEIPGSKWKPQNFGGRYVGPTTLAEALAKSRNLASIRLLQTIGVKHAIDYAVKFGFPRADLPPNLTLALGTGMTTPVGMATAYASFANGGFKIEPHFITQIKDGSGNLLGEDKPIKVCGDDVESCTITTSQDPEKLDEKPVKTNDKDNKKTTEAKPIWETSELNGETPSDGMQYPAAERIIDKRTHYQIVNMLQGVTQFGTAARASRVLNRKDIAGKTGTTNDQKDAWFCGFTPNIVTVTWLGFDDMAKLGEGETATDLALPVWIDYMHRILKGVPSKEWERPKDLKDEDLGLGLPSDENASDTAVPTGNPSGFQYRNERELMTPRPNQQGGTAAPSPRRAPERVEIPEQLF
- the rpsU gene encoding 30S ribosomal protein S21 gives rise to the protein MPSVKVRDTEPFEVALRRFKRTCEKAGVVADVRAREFYEKPTSVRKRMRAAAVKRNLKRISRDLNRRVRLY